CAGCCATGAGAACGCATACGGCAAGGTATCCATTAGTTAATCCCAAAATGGATACTAGCATAATCATCCATCCTTGATCGGCATATTTTGCAGCAAAACTAAATGCTGGCACAAGCAAGAAACGCAACATGACTATGGCCAACAGCCCCTTTCGTGATTCTAACTTGAGGCATTGTATTAGAGGGATATATCTTGATATCAAGTCCCAAATGTTGAATGTGGCTACTAAAACAAGCGGATACCTACAGAATCGTTAGcttgttaactttttttttttatatataattggttTACAATCCCGGACTACAAAAAAGAGCATTTTACCATGAACCCAACTGGTGCTCTCCAGTATTTTCGTATAAAAACCCTGGGAATATTGACAAAGTCAGGACAAATATCAAGAACAAATCTAATGCGTAATCCATGTTTTGAAATAGAAGTTCTTTGTTGCTCAGCCTTTGTAAATTTTCGACATAACCATCAACCTAAACAGATCCCATAACTTCATTAAAAACTATGAACTACTGTATATCAATTAAATGTCAGTAATGAAATTCCAGGAAAAATTAGGTTACAAACTAGTTTTTGGGTCAGATCGGTTTGAATTCCAGCAGCAGAAAGATCTGATGAAACAGTCAATGAACCTTCAAGGGCTGCTTTACTACGGTAGTACTTCACGATTGGTAACTTCGCAAAGACGAATGCATAGAGAAAGATGCAGAAAAACTCAAAGAATGTAGAGATTGAGAGGAATAACACTGCAATAAATTACCATATTCAGAAATGCACGTTTGTTAGTTGAATCCAAACAGATTAATGTAATGAGGATTTTTACATGCTCCTCTGCGAAGACCATCATCAATATCGTTGAAAACTGCTTTTGTGACTAGTCTCAAGGCAGAAGTTAGAGCTCCTGCTGCAGCCATACCGGCCAAGAAGGACTAGACAAAGAGATTATGATCATAAAAATGGTGTAATGAAGTTCTCCATGATGATGTTTTCGGGGCTTCAAAACAATTTTAAGTCAAAAAAGGAATGTTAGTTGATAGCCTACTTGGATGAATTCCGGGCACATGAGAGCCAAATCACCAAGCATCCCACCTTGAATTAGGGCATCTGCAAACCCAAAAGCAGCAACAATCGAACATATACCCATATAAGACCCAATGCTACCCTTCCCAGATGTACCTAAATCCACCtgtaatatacatacatatatgaacTAAAGTTGGCAAttgatatgtttttattatattgtaCTAGGAAAACCAAAGATGACACCCACAATGCAATCAAACTGTGTCCATTTCAATTCCGTTACATATGAATGGGTCGATTTGGGCCGATTTCTTTTCTTGAATGGGCCAAATAGAAAAAGGTGAAAACTAGAACGGGTTGTAAGTTGCAGGGCTATTAAGTACAACCTCCTATATCGTTTGTGTGAACAACATCGTTTTACTAATCACTGATTAATATGAGATCCAGAGAAAATAGAGAAAAAGTATTTAATCAACTCTACCGACTTCAACGCATACCAACTATAAATTCTTTCAACCCATCCAAATTTAACCcttacccaacccatccattGTGCCACCCACAGCTAATTAATAAGGTTCTATTTCcgaaaattattttaatacaaaCCAAAATGAGGGCCAGAGTCCCGGCGAAGAATATGATGTATCCAACAATGTTACGTCTCCTGGTATCGATCTTTGATTCATTATATGCAGCAAATGCCATTGTTCCAAAAGCAAAAGGCTGATAGACAAGGGTAAGTACCCTAGAAGGATGGTAGTCCTTCCAAAGTAAAGGgccaaaaagaaagataaatttcATCAATTAAACTAGATtgaaataaaagtcaaaatgtacagacttttctttttctatcgCATCTGTAGGTGTATCTCTACTCCTGGGTGGACGTATGACTGTCTATATCCGACTATCCCACCCTAAACCCCACCTATTACGGATTGAGTATTTTTATTGTCATTGGTTCAGGAAACTCACCGGAAATACGTCATAGTAGTAATCTTCTATTGAAGTAAGACTGTTCCAAGAAATAAGGGATCCAATTCCAAGAATCCAACATATCACATTTGCACCAAACTTTCCCTGCATATAAATGCAAGATCAAGACCACTATACTATAAAGACCCGAGCCCACGAACACAAGGGCTGCAAGCCGGTcactctttttctttcaactcaacAAAACATGGTTATAATAAAAATGAGATACCTCGAGCCTTATTGAAGTTTGACTTGAATCACCAACAGCCATGATGCTTTCCTAATACTCgtattagatttttttaaaaccttcGGAAGAATTCTTGGTTTGATTAGTTGTGTACAATGCaaaaaatgatatattgatCAGATATGCAAAAAATATCTATTTGATTATTACTTTCACCTCTAATTATTATTAAGTTCGGCCGCTTGgcttacatacatacatacatacatacatacatacatacatacatacatacagatagaaacaaaaccataaaaaaatgtttatactaTAAAATGGATTCTTGTTTCTAAAATAAAAGATGTTCATTTTTGAATGATGAAATTGACGTTCATAGTAAaaagatcaaaatcagttactACCAGACTCAATTACGTAAATAACATAAAGTACAGCATCgtcttttttacttttgtatgGTCAACTCAGTTATTCTCCAAACAAGATTAATATAGACTCTAactaaaacttaaaatcaaaCTAGCTCCAAGCATTTAGTTATTTTGAACTTAAATTTAGATAATCTAAgttactaaaaatatatataaatgaattccATTGAAGTTTTTGCTTTTGAAAACCCAGTCATTTTGACCAACCATTGAGCACCACATATTATGCTATTGAGAataatttaagttataaaaataacatcttttattaaattagaaattcagaaaaaaaaaaacagctaaattttaaataaatgcaaGAGCATGAAGTTACCTATTTCAATTCTATGGTAGTTACTTTGGTATCTGCTGTGAAGTTTTTGGATTTAAAGCTACAAAATGTCCGAACGATCTCCTTTTAACTGTGTGGGTTGACTAGATTTAGTTGTAATTGCATAGTTATGAGTACTAAAatgttgcatttttcaaatctaCAAGCAACCTTAAATtactttaattattaaatacaaGCAATTCACTGTAGGGACTCTTCACTGTATTCTATTATAGAGTTAATTGCACAAAACATCCATGTGAGTTTACACAAATTTGTGGTTTATATTCTTGTAagtttttttcaagtttttcatccctgtttcaaatattattagcAAAGTATATCATTTTCATTAACACCATTAGTTTCTTTCCATTAACATGTTGCACATGCCTTACATGTGAGGGCTTTTTCGTCTTTTGTTAAAACGTGTGTTTCAGTTTTTTCATCCctgtttcaaatattattagcAAAGTATATCATTTTCATTAACACCATTAGTTTCTTTCCATTAACATGTTGCACATGCCCCACATGTGAGGGCTTTTTCGTCTTTTGTAAAAACGTGTGTCATAAAAAAACTGTCTAAACTTGTAAAATCTGAAGGGTTTATGATACATAATTATTagtgtcattaaaaaaatatagtttaacACGAAATACACTTTCTTTGCATGTCATCCCTGAATGTCGTCTTATTATAATGTTTCCCGTATTGACAAAAGCTTCCGCTTGACAAAACCCCACCAAAAAAACCTAAGTActaataaccaaaaaaaaaccaTTCAATCGATCGATCGATTACCACCAAGTTACAACATCGAAGCCCCGAAAATCTGCTCCAAAATCGATTGATTGAAGGTTCGAATTCCGCTCCTCAAAATCTACACAAATTTACACAAATTCCGCTCCtcaaaaaaaccctaaatctacaCAAATTCCGCTCCCCAAAATCGATCGATTGAAGGTTCAAATTTTGCTCCAATCGATAATGATGATTGGAAGGGTTTCTTCGAGATTTCATTTCAGtaaattctcttttttttatttaagtttgttaCTAAATTTAGATGCAATTTAGTTTGATTTCAATTGCCTGACTCTCTAAATCTGATTATaactgattatatatatatgtatatcctGCTCGTAGTGGAAGTGTATGATATGAAACTGAAGAATTAAGTTGTACAGGAACTGAAATTTGGGAGTGAATTTTTGGATTTAGGCATTGTGTGATTATTATATGGATATGAATAGTGCACATTTGATCAATCTTAATTGTAAGTGCTCTGTTTCTTGGATGGATGAATCGAGATCTGGTTCTTCTTGTGCTTGGAAATGATAATGTAGGCCTAGTTTGTAAGTTTTAGATGACATTTGTAATGTACTTCATTCATGCAATCCATGTGTAATATACTACTAATATGTGTCAAATTTCATAACGTGGTAATAAAGGCCCGTTTCATTGTATGATGTCTGCCTGTTACATGTTTAAGGATCATGTATTAGCTGCTAATAGGGTATTATAAAAGCGTGTCATAAATTTATGATGCGTTAAATGTGTGTCATAAAGATTTATGACGGCTCGATTTATGGCATCAAAAAGCGTGTCATCTCACCCATTTTATGATACTAAATCGATGTCATTAAAGGTGTTTTTTCTAGTAGTGTATGCAACTTGGTGTGCAAACTACATGGACGTTTTATGCAAATAacttctttatctttttttttttctttcatttttatttttttttaggaaTATGACTTATGAATAATGGGGATATGGTTCATTACTTGAAATCGACATTTTACGAAACttttaataacataaatatttagcCATTGTTAATTATAACCACATGTAATAATCTCTTTTTTAATCATATGCTCTAAAAACCATAATAAACCATTTTTGTTGTAgctaaaaatctaaataaatcatatatcaatGCCATCACAAACTCTGCAAATCTTCCTTCCTTACGTGAAATAACCATAATAAACCATTTTTGTTGTAGAAATAACCATATTATAGTtcgtttaatttgtaaaaatttgGTGAGTTATAAATGAAAAAGTGTTGGATGGTTGGTTTTAAATCTAAAAAACGAAAGCAAGGTTGAGaaatgtttttggtttttagaacatatgattataaaagatattattatatgtggATGTAACTAACAATGATTAAAGAGGTGCCTGGTTCATATGAAGGAATGGGAAAAGGGAAAGGGAAAAAGAATATAATAGAATGTTAAGGAATACCATCAATGCATTAAAATTGCTTGGTTATATTCGGTAATAGAACTCTGTATAGAAccataaatatgaataaaatataaagaaaatattatgCGTGCTTGATTGAAGAAGGTTTCTTCATCTGTAGCTTTTCAAAAAATGTGAATAACAATTATCAGTATTActtttctatcatatatatcacACCCACTATCACATATCTCTCCTTTCTCTCTCTgataataatacataaaaataaggTCCTGCATCTTCATaatcttcatatttttattgtatCTTCATATGTACAATGGGTAGATAATAGTAATAGTATTATCGATGATGTATTTTCCGGTGGTGGcttgatgatgacgatgatggcTTGACCAAAGGTTGTGGTGGCGGCTGGAGGTGTTTCCGGTGGGTGGCAGTGGCGGCTGAGGTATTTCCAGTGGGTGGTGGGGCTGGAGGTATTCCGGTGGGAGGTGGCGGGAGAACTTTTAGGGTGATGGAGAGGTGATGTCAGACAGCTGTCGGAGGTGTTGGGTGGTAATGGTGGTTCCCAACCGGTCAGAGAAGAGAGAAGAAAGGTAGAAGAAGAATTTTGTAAGGATTGATTACCTTACCCCTCAATTTATTGGGTAATAGTCCATTACCCATTACTAAGCATTGAATACCTTTTTTTTGTACAACCAGACATGTTTATTCATTGTCTTTCCCATTCCCCACCCCTAAAACCCCCCACCAGGCACCccctaaatatatatgttattaaaagttttgtatAATATCGAtgtcatgtaatgaacttttacaTCTCGGTTATTGGACGTCCCCGACTAATCAAAAATTTAGAAGTGACAGATTATATGATTGTCACATATACTCAAGTACACTGAATAATTGTAATATgaaagttaattatatattattggcATATACGTGATCTTtaaataacatagacatttaatcatagttagttacatttacAAGGTAATAATCctttaaataaagtaaaaaaatagcaaaaagaaaaaagattattaaagaaGTTATTTGCATAAAACGCCCATGTGGTTTGCACTCCAAGTTGCATAAAACGTCCCCGTGATAAAGCAAAAGACAAAAAAGACCTCACATGTGGGGCACGTGCAACATGTTCACGGAAAGAAACTAATGGTGTTAATGAAAAGGAAGTAATTTGCTAATAATACTTGAAACAAGGATgaaaaacactaaaaaaaacttGCAGGGATGTAAACCATGAATTTATGTAAACCACAGGGTTATGTGATTAACTCTTTATTCTATTTCATcgttttatttttggatataatctggaagtgatattcatatgttgacattttcgaacATATACTAATGATGATAATGACATTCCTATATTTATGTTCTTGCAGgtctttcttattattattattttttctctttttcaccTATATCTTATTGAAGTCCCTCTAAATTAGAAAATTAGGTAAAGTTAGAGACATAttacaaaaatcaaagattaagattcaaattgatttttgaatcttaatcTTTAATTTTCTTTAACTTTACCCCTCATAACTTGAAAGGATACACCAATAGAGATATATACACATGACTTGAAATCCATATATTGAAGAATTTTTTCCGGTTCTCCTGTTGAAATACAACTTAGAAAGTTTTATGCAGGTTTTAAAAAGTTAAGTAATAAGATGCATCTACATTCAATTATAGGTGCATCATAATAAGTTGCATTTACGAGAGGGTACTCACACAATGCGGCGGGACGGATGATGGTGATATtaatggtgtggttattaatgcaAAGATAGTTGACGTAAAAGGATAACATAGTTAATGAAAAGAGACACTTGTGAAATATGCGATATCTATGAAGATGTTTGATTTTATGTAAggtgttttagggtttaggaTACATGTGTTAAAAGGTTAGTGGTAATAAAGATAATTCAAAAGCTGAattgttaaaaggaaaaaaaaggtttttcactttattagatagtatagattatagGTGCATTTAGAGGAATAAAAGGAAGTCAGAAGTTGAAGGATCAGAAGTGGACAAAGCAAAACTAAGAGGAAGAAGCTTGGAACTTCAGTGTCTATATAATCACATTATCCTT
The sequence above is drawn from the Erigeron canadensis isolate Cc75 chromosome 4, C_canadensis_v1, whole genome shotgun sequence genome and encodes:
- the LOC122596196 gene encoding equilibrative nucleotide transporter 3-like isoform X1 — protein: MAVGDSSQTSIRLEGKFGANVICWILGIGSLISWNSLTSIEDYYYDVFPDYHPSRVLTLVYQPFAFGTMAFAAYNESKIDTRRRNIVGYIIFFAGTLALILVDLGTSGKGSIGSYMGICSIVAAFGFADALIQGGMLGDLALMCPEFIQSFLAGMAAAGALTSALRLVTKAVFNDIDDGLRRGALLFLSISTFFEFFCIFLYAFVFAKLPIVKYYRSKAALEGSLTVSSDLSAAGIQTDLTQKLVDGYVENLQRLSNKELLFQNMDYALDLFLIFVLTLSIFPGFLYENTGEHQLGSWYPLVLVATFNIWDLISRYIPLIQCLKLESRKGLLAIVMLRFLLVPAFSFAAKYADQGWMIMLVSILGLTNGYLAVCVLMAAPKGYKGPEQNALGNLLVFFLLGGIFLGAALDWLWLIGNGSF
- the LOC122596196 gene encoding equilibrative nucleotide transporter 3-like isoform X2; protein product: MAVGDSSQTSIRLEGKFGANVICWILGIGSLISWNSLTSIEDYYYDVFPVDLGTSGKGSIGSYMGICSIVAAFGFADALIQGGMLGDLALMCPEFIQSFLAGMAAAGALTSALRLVTKAVFNDIDDGLRRGALLFLSISTFFEFFCIFLYAFVFAKLPIVKYYRSKAALEGSLTVSSDLSAAGIQTDLTQKLVDGYVENLQRLSNKELLFQNMDYALDLFLIFVLTLSIFPGFLYENTGEHQLGSWYPLVLVATFNIWDLISRYIPLIQCLKLESRKGLLAIVMLRFLLVPAFSFAAKYADQGWMIMLVSILGLTNGYLAVCVLMAAPKGYKGPEQNALGNLLVFFLLGGIFLGAALDWLWLIGNGSF